The Panicum virgatum strain AP13 chromosome 5K, P.virgatum_v5, whole genome shotgun sequence genome has a window encoding:
- the LOC120707354 gene encoding pentatricopeptide repeat-containing protein At5g55740, chloroplastic — translation MAPLPLPIPAITSPHASKPHDAPAPGPRPAAPSLHAALGSLSQHAHDGALRDAFALVAHAERQSSPAAAVSVGPEVYASLLQCCVAAGSLRAGRQVHAALVKRGPYYCRNAYVGTKLAVFYARCGALADAERAFRALPDRDRNAYAWAAVIGLWSRAGLHARALDGFAAMLETGVPADNFVVPTVLKACAGLGLLRAGRAVHGYAWKARIAECVYVMSSLVDFYGKCGEVEDARGVFDAMPERTVVSWNSMLMAYIHNGRIDEAVELFYEMRVEGVLPTRVSVVSLLSASAELEAVDGGRQGHAVAVSSGLEIDVILGSSMINFYCKVGLVEAAEAVFEQMEERDIVTWNLMIAGYFQNGQIDKAFDTCRRMMETNLKFDCVTLASIIMACVKSCSMMVGTAAHGYAVRNDLHSDRTVACGLIDLYASTGRIEDARQVFNAMSQRDPVLWKVMISTYADHGKSSEALKLLNQMQLEGMSPTAACWDSVISAFIENGRFEDALDIFNQMLLTKTRPNLRTWSLLISGLAQNGMHKQVTNLYCKMQEVESAPSPTIYSAMILAVKTAASVHCGKAIHACIIKKGLLLSKSVIQSLLNMYSSFDDGGTTDSLLRLLAECSK, via the coding sequence ATGGCGCCGCTCCCACTCCCAATTCCCGCCATCACGAGCCCCCACGCTTCCAAACCGCAcgacgcgccggcgccggggccgaggcccgccgctccctccctccACGCCGCGCTCGGTTCCCTGTCCCAGCATGCCCACGACGGCGCCCTCCGCGACGCGTTCGCGCTTGTCGCCCACGCCGAGCGCCAgtcctccccggccgccgccgtctcggTGGGACCGGAGGTGTACGCGTCGCTGCTCCAGTGCTGCGTCGCGGCGGGGTCCCTCCGCGCGGGCCGCCAGGTGCACGCGGCGCTCGTCAAGCGCGGGCCCTACTACTGCCGGAACGCATACGTCGGCACCAAGCTCGCCGTCTTCTACGCCCGCTGCGGCGcgctcgccgacgccgagcGCGCGTTCCGCGCGCTCCCGGACAGGGACAGGAACGCCTACGCGTGGGCGGCCGTCATCGGGCTCTGGAGCCGCGCGGGGCTGCACGCCAGGGCGCTCGACGGGTTCGCGGCCATGCTCGAGACGGGCGTCCCCGCGGACAACTTTGTCGTGCCCACCGTGCTCAAGGCGTGCGCGGGGCTCGGGCTGTTACGCGCCGGGAGGGCGGTGCACGGGTACGCGTGGAAGGCGAGGATTGCGGAGTGCGTGTACGTGATGAGCAGTCTAGTGGACTTCTACGGGAAGTGCGGAGAGGTGGAGGACGCCAGAGGGGTGTTCGACGCAATGCCGGAGAGGACCGTGGTGAGCTGGAACTCGATGCTCATGGCGTACATACACAATGGAAGGATCGATGAGGCCGTGGAGCTGTTCTACGAGATGAGGGTTGAGGGCGTGCTGCCGACAAGGGTCAGTGTTGTGAGCTTGCTGTCTGCATCGGCGGAGCTTGAGGCTGTTGATGGGGGGAGGCAGGGCCATGCCGTGGCGGTATCGAGTGGGTTAGagattgatgtgattctgggtaGCTCAATGATCAACTTCTACTGTAAAGTTGGGTTGGTGGAGGCTGCAGAGGCGGTGTTTGAGCAGATGGAAGAGAGAGATATTGTCACTTGGAATTTGATGATTGCTGGGTATTTTCAGAATGGGCAGATTGACAAAGCTTTTGACACTTGTCGAAGAATGATGGAGACCAACCTCAAGTTCGATTGCGTGACATTGGCGTCCATTATCATGGCTTGTGTAAAATCTTGCAGTATGATGGTGGGCACAGCTGCTCATGGTTATGCAGTCAGAAATGATCTTCATTCAGATAGGACTGTTGCTTGTGGCTTGATAGACCTGTATGCGAGTACTGGGAGGATTGAAGATGCGCGTCAAGTGTTCAATGCCATGAGTCAGAGAGACCCAGTCTTGTGGAAAGTGATGATTTCCACTTATGCAGATCATGGCAAGAGTTCTGAGGCTCTGAAGCTTTTGAATCAGATGCAGCTCGAAGGCATGTCCCCAACTGCAGCATGTTGGGATTCAGTAATTTCGGCTTTTATAGAAAATGGCCGGTTCGAAGATGCTCTAGACATATTCAACCAGATGCTTCTGACTAAAACACGCCCCAATCTACGCACTTGGAGCCTGTTAATAAGTGGCTTAGCCCAAAATGGCATGCATAAGCAGGTAACAAACCTGTATTGCAAGATGCAAGAGGTAGAGTCAGCACCCAGTCCAACAATCTATTCAGCAATGATCCTTGCTGTTAAAACTGCAGCTTCTGTACATTGTGGAAAGGCAATTCATGCATGCATTATTAAAAAGGGCCTGTTGTTGTCCAAATCCGTGATACAATCGCTTCTGAACATGTATAGTAGTTTCGATGATGGAGGCACGACGGACAGTTTACTAAGATTGCTTGCTGAATGCAGTAAATAA
- the LOC120707355 gene encoding probable inactive receptor kinase At2g26730, translating into MPGPRAPLAALAALLAVASLAPRAAAEPPPSERSALLAFLTATPHERRLGWNTSTPTCSWVGVTCDGSGSTVVEVRLPGVGIVGAIPPGTLGRLTNLRVLSLRSNRVLGSIPDDVLQLPNLQALFLQQNRLSGAIPPGIARLGGLERLVLSHNNLSGPIPFVLNNLTALRMLKLDGNNLSGSIPSISIPALAVLNVSDNSLNGSIPKSLSRFPRESFAGNLQLCGDPLPPCGSSFFPPAPAPGMSPGGGGPMPGSSKKRKLSGAAIAGIVVGAVVAGLLLLIAIVLCAVSRRRRGGAREGPKAAATSAAAAAAPGRGQPPPASGEGGGMTSSSKEDLGGGASGSAAAVAASAAGGVAGEQSRLVFVGKGAGYSFDLEDLLRASAEVLGKGSVGTSYKAVLEEGTTVVVKRLKDVVVARREFDAHMEALGRVEHRNVLPVRAYYFSKDEKLLVYDYLPNGSLSAMLHGSRGSGRTPLDWEARMRSALSAARGLAHLHTAHSLVHGNVKASNVLLRPDPDAAALSDFSLHQLFAPSSARAGGYRAPEVVDSRRLTFKSDVYSLGVLLLELLTGKSPAHASLEGDGTLDLPRWVQSVVREEWTAEVFDVELVRLGASAEEEMVALLQVAMACVATVPDARPDAPDVVRMIEEIGAGHGGRTTTEESEGVRGTSEEERSRSGGTPPAAPTP; encoded by the exons ATGCCCGGCCCCCGCGCGCCcctggcggcgctggcggccctGCTCGCGGTCGCCTCCCTcgccccccgcgccgccgcggagccgccgcccAGCGAGCGGTCCGCGCTGCTGGCGTTCCTCACCGCGACCCCGCACGAGCGCCGCCTCGGCTGGAACACCTCCACCCCGACGTGCAGCTGGGTCGGGGTCACCTGCGACGGCTCCGGCTCCACCGTCGTCGAGGTGCGCCTCCCGGGCGTCGGCATCGTCGGCGCCATCCCGCCGGGCACGCTCGGTCGGCTCACCAACCTCCGCGTGCTCTCGCTCCGCTCCAACCGCGTCCTGGGCTCCATCCCCGACGACGTGCTGCAGCTGCCCAACCTCCAGGCGCTCTTCCTGCAGCAGAACCGGCTGTCCGGCGCCATCCCGCCGGGGATCGCCAGGCTCGGCGGGCTCGAGCGCCTCGTGCTCTCGCACAACAACCTCTCGGGCCCCATCCCCTTCGTGCTCAACAACCTCACCGCGCTGCGGATGCTGAAGCTCGACGGCAACAACCTCTCCGGGAGCATTCCCAGCATCAGCATCCCGGCGCTCGCCGTCCTCAACGTCTCCGACAACAGCCTCAACGGCTCCATCCCGAAATCGCTCTCGCGGTTCCCGCGCGAATCGTTCGCCGGCAACCTCCAGCTCTGCGGCGACCCGCTCCCGCCATGCGGCAGCTCGTTCTtccccccggcgccggcgcccgggaTGAGCCCGGGCGGTGGCGGCCCCATGCCGGGCTCCTCCAAGAAGCGGAAGCTCTCCGGCGCGGCAATCGCGGGCATCGTCGTGGGCGCCGTGGTGGCGGGGCTCCTGCTGCTCATCGCCATCGTGCTCTGCGCGGTGTCCCgccggcggaggggcggcgcccgcGAGGGGCCCAAGGCCGCGGCGacgtctgcggcggcggcggcggcgccggggagggGGCAGCCCCCGCCGGCgtccggcgagggcggcggcatgACCTCCTCGTCCAAGGAggacctcggcggcggcgcgtccgggtcggccgcggccgtggccgcctcggcggcgggcggcgtcgcgGGGGAGCAGAGCCGGCTGGTGTTCGTGGGCAAGGGCGCCGGGTACAGCTTCGACCTGGAGGACCTGCTGCGCGCGTCGGCGGAGGTGCTGGGCAAGGGCAGCGTGGGGACGTCGTACAAGGCGGTGCTGGAGGAAGGCACGACGGTGGTGGTGAAGCGGCTCAAGGAcgtggtggtggcgcggcgcgAGTTCGACGCGCACATGGAGGCACTCGGCCGGGTGGAGCACCGCAACGTGCTCCCCGTGCGCGCCTACTACTTCTCCAAGGACGAGAAGCTCCTCGTCTACGACTACCTCCCCAACGGCAGCCTCTCCGCCATGCTCCACG GGAGCCGGGGCTCGGGCCGGACGCCGCTGGACTGGGAGGCGCGCATGCGCTCCGCGCTGTCCGCCGCTCGCGGGCTGGCGCACCTGCACACCGCGCACAGCCTCGTGCACGGCAACGTCAAGGCCTCCAACGTGCTACTCCGGCCGGACCCGGACGCAGCGGCGCTCTCCGACTTCAGCCTCCACCAGCTGTTCGCGCCGTCGTCGGCGCGCGCCGGCGGGTACCGCGCGCCGGAGGTGGTGGACTCGCGGCGGCTGACGTTCAAGTCCGACGTCTACTCCCTCGGCGTCCTGCTCCTGGAGCTCCTGACGGGCAAGTCCCCCGCGCACGCGTCCCTGGAGGGCGACGGCACGCTGGACCTGCCGCGGTGGGTGCAGTCCGTGGTGCGGGAGGAGTGGACCGCCGAGGTGTTCGACGTGGAGCTCGTGCGGCTGGGCGCCAGCGCCGAGGAGGAGATGGTGGCGCTGCTGCAGGTGGCCATGGCGTGCGTGGCCACGGTGCCGGACGCGCGGCCCGACGCCCCCGACGTGGTCCGGATGATCGAGGAGATCGgcgccggccacggcggccggACGACGACGGAGGAGAGCGAGGGCGTGCGGGGCACGTCGGAGGAGGAGCGGTCGCGGTCGGGgggcacgccgccggccgcgccgacgCCGTGA